From one Halothece sp. PCC 7418 genomic stretch:
- a CDS encoding DUF177 domain-containing protein, translating into MEPIYIPRLLKAPGKSEQLEINAFISGLETLTPVRGTLVVTHCGTYLEVSATAETIKTLVCDRSLQQYNQRLVVDTSELIWLKDDPELEWNQPKEVETPLEELTESLPAQGDFEPETWLYEQFCLQMPIRQLSSDSKVGEYNYSDPEPMDQRWAGLAALKEKLPDRSTEEEG; encoded by the coding sequence ATAGAACCAATTTATATTCCAAGATTGCTGAAAGCACCAGGGAAAAGTGAACAGCTTGAAATTAACGCTTTTATCTCTGGTTTAGAAACCCTCACCCCCGTGCGAGGAACGCTAGTGGTGACCCATTGTGGAACTTATTTGGAAGTGTCCGCCACTGCTGAAACCATTAAAACGTTAGTCTGCGATCGCAGCTTACAGCAATATAACCAGCGTCTCGTGGTGGATACCAGTGAGTTGATTTGGCTCAAAGACGATCCCGAACTGGAATGGAATCAACCCAAAGAAGTGGAAACGCCATTAGAAGAACTCACAGAAAGTTTACCCGCCCAAGGCGATTTTGAACCAGAAACTTGGCTTTACGAACAGTTTTGTTTGCAAATGCCGATCCGTCAACTGAGTAGTGATTCCAAGGTGGGGGAATATAACTACTCCGATCCTGAACCGATGGATCAACGGTGGGCTGGTTTGGCAGCGTTAAAAGAAAAATTACCCGATCGCAGCACAGAGGAGGAAGGATGA
- a CDS encoding SH3 domain-containing protein, whose protein sequence is MSISGFVQFILGFLLGIFILTGTGAAAAYFFLNRLSDAPPEPVYSEEKTSEPNNKEESSASNSQQAATTTTKPEPKPEPQEEEKEEEETIAERFGEQAYEARVTWPSGLSLRANPNLSASRVGGVYYDDKLVIIETSSDGDWQKVYVPESGQQAWVKAGNVEKINN, encoded by the coding sequence ATGAGTATTTCCGGTTTCGTACAGTTTATTCTCGGATTTCTTCTTGGTATTTTTATACTCACTGGGACGGGTGCTGCTGCTGCTTATTTTTTTCTGAATCGACTCTCTGATGCACCACCCGAACCCGTTTATTCAGAAGAAAAGACATCTGAACCCAACAACAAAGAGGAATCTTCTGCTTCCAACTCCCAACAGGCTGCAACAACGACAACAAAACCAGAACCGAAACCTGAACCCCAAGAAGAAGAAAAAGAAGAAGAAGAAACCATTGCAGAACGTTTTGGGGAACAGGCTTATGAAGCACGGGTGACTTGGCCCAGTGGTTTAAGTTTAAGGGCAAATCCGAATTTAAGTGCTTCCCGAGTCGGTGGTGTGTATTACGACGATAAATTAGTGATTATTGAAACCAGTTCGGATGGGGATTGGCAAAAAGTTTATGTTCCTGAAAGCGGTCAACAAGCCTGGGTGAAAGCGGGTAATGTGGAGAAGATTAACAATTAA